One Podarcis muralis chromosome 1, rPodMur119.hap1.1, whole genome shotgun sequence genomic window carries:
- the FGF4 gene encoding fibroblast growth factor 4, with protein sequence MLLGMTGPSSACLPVLLLGLLSPWLAGRCMPAFAQPHQPHQQPQHNDTLEWRWETLFSRSMARIPGERREPNRDGDYLLGIKRLRRLYCNVGIGFHIQVLPDGRINGIHNENRHSLLEISPVERGVVSLFGVKSGLFVAMNNKGKLYGANHFNDECKFKEILLPNNYNAYESQIYPGMYIALSKNGRTKKGNKVSPTMTVTHFLPRI encoded by the exons ATGTTGCTCGGAATGACTGGCCCCTCTTCGGCCTGCTTGCCAGTCTTGCTCCTGGGACTGCTGTCGCCTTGGCTGGCCGGGCGCTGCATGCCCGCCTTCGCCcagccccaccagccccaccagCAGCCCCAGCACAACGACACCCTGGAGTGGCGCTGGGAGACGCTCTTCTCGCGCTCCATGGCCAGGATCCCCGGGGAAAGGAGGGAGCCCAACCGCGACGGCGACTATCTGCTGGGTATCAAGAGGCTCAGGCGTCTCTATTGCAACGTCGGCATTGGCTTCCACATCCAGGTGCTGCCAGACGGCAGGATCAACGGGATCCACAACGAAAACCGGCACA GTTTGCTTGAAATCTCTCCTGTGGAAAGAGGAGTGGTGAGCCTCTTTGGTGTTAAAAGTGGACTCTTTGTAGCCATGAACAATAAAGGCAAACTCTATGGAGCT AACCATTTCAACGATGAGTGCAAATTCAAAGAGATCCTGCTGCCCAACAACTACAACGCCTACGAATCCCAGATCTACCCCGGGATGTACATAGCCCTGAGCAAAAACGGACGAACAAAGAAAGGCAACAAAGTCTCTCCCACCATGACAGTGACACATTTTCTTCCTAGGATCTGA